The Polaribacter sp. KT25b genome contains the following window.
AATTCTACTACTCCATCAACCTTTGCATGTAAAGTATGATCTTTACCCATGTAAACGTTTTCTCCTGGATTATGAGTTGTTCCTCTTTGACGAACGATAATGTTACCAGCAATTGCTGCTTGACCACCAAAAATCTTAACACCTAAACGTTTTGATTCTGATTCTCTACCATTCTTTGAACTACCTACACCTTTTTTATGTGCCATGTTATTGAGTTTTTATAGGTTATAAAAGTTAAATTTTTAGGAATTATTTTTCAATACCTCCGTCTAATCTATCTTGTAATTCTTTTAATTCATCCCACTTACCATCAGCAGCTAAACCTGCTTGTTTTGGCCAAGTAGTTGTTACTAAATGAGATAATCTAGAACTTGCTTCAGTTAAGATTTCACTCAATTTTGCTGGATCAGCTTTTGCTACTTTTGCAAAAGTATCTAAACCTGCATTTACTAAAGCTTCTGCTGCTTTAGGTCCTGCACCTTCAATTTTCTTTAAATCATCTGCTTTTGCAGCTTTTTTAGGAGCAGCTTTTGCAGTTTCCTTTTTAGGAGTTGCTTTTGCACCACCAGTAGCAGCAATAGATTCAATTTGAATCTCGCTTAAATACTGTCTGTGTCCATTTTTCTTTTTGAATCCTTTTCTTCTTTTCTTTTTGAAAACGATTACTTTATCACCTTTTAAGTGACTTAAAATTTGAGCTGTTACAGAAGCTCCTTCTATAGCTGGGGCGCCAATTGTTACATTACCAGCGTTATCAAGTAAAAGAACGTTATCAAAAGTTACTTTTGATCCTGCCTCTCCTTGTAAACGATGAACGTATACTTTTTGGTCTTTTGCTACTTTAAACTGCTGCCCTGCTATCTCTACGATTGCGTACATACTTTTTGTTTTGCGTATTTATACTTAATTAACACATTATCAATACTGAAAATGCGGATGCAAATATACATATTTTTTAACATTGGACAATATTGTTTTATTATAAAATAATTATATCAGAAAAAACTCACTTTTATTATAGTTTTTAAAGGATATTTAATTTTTTGTTTGGTATTTTTGATGCAAGCCACTTCTACTTTTTTTTATTTTGTAACAAAATAGTAGACTTTGCGTCAAATTTAAACACATATTATTAACTAAAAAAAGATCAATGAAGAAAAGTATTTTATCTCTTGCTTCTGCTATGCTATTTGTTTTTTCTGCAAATGCACAAAAAGTAGAGTTTGAAGAGTACAATTTAGATAACGGAATGCACGTTATTTTACACAAAGACACTTCTGCACCTGTAGTAGTAACCTCTGTAATGTATCATGTTGGTGCTAAAGATGAACAACCAGGAAGAACTGGAATGGCACACTTTTTTGAACATTTATTATTTGAAGGAACAAAAAATATTAAAAAAGGAGAATGGTTTAAATTGGTTTCTTCTAATGGTGGTAGAAATAACGCCAATACCACAGACGACAGAACTTATTATTACGAAATTTTTCCGTCAAATAAACTTGAGTTAGGTCTTTGGATGGAATCTGAACGTTTATTGCACCCTATTATTGGGCAAGATGGTGTTGACACACAAAATGAAGTTGTAAAAGAAGAAAAAAGATTACGAGTAGATAATCAACCTTATTCTCATTTTTTAGAATATGTAAAAGAAAACATTTTTAAAAAACACCCTTATAAAGGTACAACCATTGGTAAAATGGAAGACTTAGATGCAGCAACTTTAGAAGAGTTTTTAGCATTTAACAAAAAGTTTTACGTACCAAATAATGCAACTTTAGTAGTTGCTGGTGATATTGATATTGCTTCTGCAAAAAAAATGATTCAGGATTATTTTGGACCAATTCCAAAAGGAGCAGAAATCACTAAAGATTTCCCAATGGAAGATCCAATTACAGAAGCAATGTATGCTAAAGGATATGACCCAAATATTCAGATTCCTGCTATTATGGCTGCATACAGAACACCTTCTATGAAAACAAAAGATTCTAGAGTTTTAGATATGATTTCATCATACTTAAGTACTGGTAGAAGTTCTGTTTTGTACAAAAAGTTAGTTGATGAGAAAAAAATGGCTTTACAAGCAGGTGCAATTAATGCTAGTCAAGAAGATTATGGTACTTACATCTTATACGGCTTACCACAAGGTGAAACTAAATTAGAAGACATTATTAAAGAAATTGATGAAGAGATTGTTAAAATACAAACTGAATTAATATCAGAAAGAGATTATCAAAAACTACAAAACAAATTTGAAAATGACTTTGTAAACTCAAACTCTAGTGTAGAAGGTATTGCAAACTCTTTAGCTCGATACAATGTGTTATATGGAGATACAAATTTAATTAATACAGAAATTGATATTTACAGATCAATTACAAGAGACGATATTCTAGCAGTTGCAAAGAAATATTTGAATCCTAATCAACGATTAATTTTAGAATATTTACCAGAAAAAAAATAATATAGATACAATCATTGATTGATTTCTTAAAATAAGACACAAATTATGAAAACAAAAATTTTATCATTAATAGCATTTCTTCTAGTATCTGTTGCTGTTAATGCACAGATAGATAGAAGTACAATGCCAAAACCAGGGCCAGA
Protein-coding sequences here:
- the rplU gene encoding 50S ribosomal protein L21: MYAIVEIAGQQFKVAKDQKVYVHRLQGEAGSKVTFDNVLLLDNAGNVTIGAPAIEGASVTAQILSHLKGDKVIVFKKKRRKGFKKKNGHRQYLSEIQIESIAATGGAKATPKKETAKAAPKKAAKADDLKKIEGAGPKAAEALVNAGLDTFAKVAKADPAKLSEILTEASSRLSHLVTTTWPKQAGLAADGKWDELKELQDRLDGGIEK
- the rpmA gene encoding 50S ribosomal protein L27, with product MAHKKGVGSSKNGRESESKRLGVKIFGGQAAIAGNIIVRQRGTTHNPGENVYMGKDHTLHAKVDGVVEFRKKKDNRSYVSITPFEV
- a CDS encoding pitrilysin family protein yields the protein MKKSILSLASAMLFVFSANAQKVEFEEYNLDNGMHVILHKDTSAPVVVTSVMYHVGAKDEQPGRTGMAHFFEHLLFEGTKNIKKGEWFKLVSSNGGRNNANTTDDRTYYYEIFPSNKLELGLWMESERLLHPIIGQDGVDTQNEVVKEEKRLRVDNQPYSHFLEYVKENIFKKHPYKGTTIGKMEDLDAATLEEFLAFNKKFYVPNNATLVVAGDIDIASAKKMIQDYFGPIPKGAEITKDFPMEDPITEAMYAKGYDPNIQIPAIMAAYRTPSMKTKDSRVLDMISSYLSTGRSSVLYKKLVDEKKMALQAGAINASQEDYGTYILYGLPQGETKLEDIIKEIDEEIVKIQTELISERDYQKLQNKFENDFVNSNSSVEGIANSLARYNVLYGDTNLINTEIDIYRSITRDDILAVAKKYLNPNQRLILEYLPEKK